The Oncorhynchus mykiss isolate Arlee chromosome 20, USDA_OmykA_1.1, whole genome shotgun sequence genomic sequence TATCCCACTTCCCTCCCACAAGACCACCAACATCACATAATGATGATGAGGTTTTAAAACATGGTTATAACAATGTTAGAACTGTCTTATGTGCCCAGCACATTGAGAATTTATGCAAACCTGAAAATGTACAATTTATAGCAGTCCATTAGCATTCAGGTTGAACATACAATGCACAGAAGGAACAGAAACATGCTTGACTTCCCTTGTGAGACTTCCTCCTTTCATCCCACACAACAGAGAAGGTATGAAATCAAGCAGGGTTAAGCCTTTTGTTCCAGCCTAATTTGCCTGCTAGTAATTACCAGGTGGAGAGAAGCATTGTTTGTAAATGGAGAAGGGTGGAGTCTTTCCTGATGAGGTCCGCTGGGAGGTAGAATTCTTTCAGATGAAGCACTCACAACTCAATTATCAAGGAAATTGCCTTGACTGGAAGGCCCTGTTTGTATATCTGAGGTCCAAACATATTGTTTTGTTCATGTGAAATGGATAAATGCATAGATCTAGTTGTTCCTGCCAATTAAGTTAATTTGCCAGTCTAGCATTTTGGCAGCACCCAGATGTTGATGCTCATTGCTCACAGATAAGAAGATGTTGACAATGACATCATCAGATTGGAAAATGTTATTATAAATCCAAAAGTCTCTCTTTCATCCCCTGAACTTTATCCTGGAAAGTCAGCATTATGGTTTATTTGTTGACAGCAAACCTCTCTCTAAGTAGTTATCCAGAAGGTGAAGCTTTGAACAAGTTTATAGAGGTGTGTGAGTTATACTAACGTGCCTCCTGGTTGTTACGCAGGTATTCTGTAGTGAAGTCTGTAGCAGCAGGGGACTGACTGGGGCTGCATGGGGAAGTGTTTACTAACTACAGACATTGGCCCAcaatcacacacagtcacacacacctccctgtGTCTCAAAGCCCTGGCAATCAGACAAGCCTGATGTGGTACGCATCTAAAACAGTCCCAAGAATTAGAAATGGCCTCCAAGAGTGCCTAGGAACAAAAAGTAGCATTTAGATCATTGACAAGCTATGGAATGGGTGTGTAAGCTTGCTAAAGAGAGGGAAATATTGTGTCATGACAGGATAtagttagaataatagtagagataatgatttatttcagcttttatttctttcatcacattcccagtgggtcagaagtttacatacactcaattagtatttggtagcattgcctttaaattgtttaacttgggtcaaacgttttgggtagccttccacaagcttcccacaataattttggcccattcctcttgacagagctggtgtaactgagtcaggtttgtatgcttccttgctcgcacacgctttttcagttctgcccacacattttctataggattgaggtcagggctttgtgatggccgctccaatatctggactttgttgtcctttagccatttttccacaactttggaagtatgcttggggtcattgtccatttggaagacccatttgcgactaagcattaacttcctaactgatgtcttgagatgttgctccaatatatccacataattttccttgctCATGaagccatctgttttgtgaagtgcaccagtccctcctgcagcaaagcacccccacaacatgatgctgacacccccaTACTTCACgatttggatggtgttcttcagcttgcaagcctcccatatccatggtcattatggccaaacagttctatttttattctATTTTTTATCAGAGGACATTTAtataaaaagtacgatctttgtccccacgtgcagttgcagTTGCagtcttttttatggtggttttgaagcagtggccgCTTCatatccttgctgagcggccttttaggttatgttatgttatgttaggttacgatataggactcgttttactgtggatatagatacttttgtacctgtttcctccagcatcttcacaaggtcctttgctgttgttctgggattgatttgcacttttcgcaccaaagtacattcatatcTAGgatacagaacgcgtctccttcttgagcggtatgacggctgcatggtctcattgtgtttatacttgcgtactattgtttgtacagatgaacgtggtaccttcaggcgtttggaaattgctcccaaggatgaaccagacttgtggaggtctacaatttattttctgaggtcttggctgatttcttttgattttcccatgatgtcaagcagagaggcactgcgtttgaaggtaggccttgaaatacatccacagttacacctccaattgattcaaatgatgtcaattagtctatcagaagcttctaaagccatgacataattttctggaattttccaagctgtttaaaggcacagtaaacttctgacccactagaaatgtggtacagtgaattataagttaaataatctgtctgtaaacaattgttggaaaaattacaattgttgaaacaattgttggaaaaattaaccgacttgccaaaactatagtttgttaacaagaaatttgtggagtggtttaaaaatgagtttgaatgactccaacctaagcgtatgtaaacttccaacttcaactgtatctaaacTAATGAAAGGGTTTATCTTCAAAACAAATCAGCTAaagtaaaaaaacacaattgatGGGAAGTTTTCCACTCAGATCTCTGTCCGGTACTATAACATGATCTGTATCAGGGCTGTTCATATATTATTAATCTTCCCTTCATTTGTGATTCTGGTCATTGGGAAGCAAACTGGACCACTATAATGAGTGAGGAAACATGACACATTAGTTTAGTTTAGTAatgattaattttttttttattaatttttttattttttttattttaattaggATGCTATGTCAATAGCCATGGCATAACAGCTGTGGTCAACATTACATACATTTACACTGTGTCTTGACATcacaggtggctggtggcaccttaattggggaggatttTCTTATAGTAATAGCTGGAACTGAATAAATGGAATATAGAATACATCAAACagatggtttctatgtgtttgataacattccatccaagccattattatgagccgtcctcccctcaggaGCGTCCTGTGCTTTACATACTGAGCACCGAATGGCAAATCACTAAATTGCTATTACTAAGCCTCAGTGCTGGCATCTAAGGACAAAGTTCCAATCTTTGGCAGCATACTCACATCAAGGGCAGTATACTATGTCCGTAAACCTTTGAGGGATGCTCATCATATAAGTCCatactcattctctccctcccctcccctcccctctttagTGATGTACAGTATGTTCTTGTTTCAGAGCCATAATGGGGTATTTGTAAGTCTCAGCAGGACTGGACCGATCTGTCCAATTACTAAATtcatctccatccatctctctaatCCAATAGATAAAAAATGGTTGTGCCAAGGCCACTGTTagttcctctctcctctagccgCTCTTTCTCcatcctctgttcttctctccgcTCTGCCAAagcctctgttcctctctccgcTTCGTCCCGAGCCACTGGAAATGACAAGGTGCTGGCAAACTGCTCGCCTCATGAGAAACAATTATTTAATTTTATATTTCTCTCTTAAAAATCTATACGGGTGAATTGTCCTTAATAGCTGACGAGGGGGTTGAGTGTTGCTGAGTTGACATACAGTGGCAAGTCAAAGTATGTGAACCATTtgtaattacctggatttctacataaattggtcataaaatttgatctgatcttctttaagtcacaacaatagataaaCACAGTTtgtttaaactaataacacacaatcaatcatacattttcatgtctttatagaacacaccgtgtaaacattcacagtgtagggtgggaaaagtatgtgaacccttggatttaataactggttgaccctcctttggcagcaataaactcaaccaaacattttctgtagttgcggatcagacctgtacaacagtcaggaggaattttggaccgttcatctttacaaaactgtttcagttcggCAATATTCTTAGGATGTCCAGTGTGAACCGCTCACAAGGTCATGCCACGGCATTttaaatggggttgaggtcaggactctgactgggccactccaggaggcgtattttcttctgttgaagccattctgttatTGATTTGACTTTTACTTACTGTGTTTtgcgtcgttgtcctgttgcatcacctaacttctgttgagcttcaattggcggacagataaccttacattctcctgcaaaatgtcttgataaatttAATTCATTTTTCCATCAATGATAGCAagttgtccaggccctgaggcagcaaaacagccccaaaacatgatgctccctccaccatactttacagttgggatgaggttttgatgttggtgtgctgtgccttttttcccCACCAATAGTGTTGTGTGCTCCTTCCAAACAACTCCACAGaatgtccacagaatattttgccagaagcgctgtggaacatccaggtgctcttttgcgaacttcagacgtgcagcaatgttttttctggacagcagtggcttcttctgtggtgtcctcccatgaacaccattctggTTTAGTGTTTTAGGTATCGTAGTCTCGTCAACAGAGATGCTAGCATGTTCCatagatttctgtaagtctttagctgacactctaggattcttcttaacctcattgagcattatGCGCTATGCTCTTGCAATCTTCTTTGCAGGACGGctactcctagggagagtagcaacagtggaTGGATGAACATccaggcttttagagatacttttgtaaccctttccagctttatgcaggccaacaattcttaatcttaggtcttctgatatctcttttgttcgaggcatggtttagatcaggcaatgcttcttgtgaatagcaaactcaaattttgtgagtgttttttatagggcagggcagctctaaccaacatctctaatctcatctcattgattggactccaggttagctgactcctgattccaattagcttttggataagtcattagcctaggggttcacatacttttccaacctacactgtgaatgtttaaatcatgtattcaatatagacaagaaaaatacaataataggtgtgttattagtttaagcacattgtctattgttgtgactaagatgaagatcaaatcaaattttatgaccaatttattcagaaatccaggtaattccaaagggttcacatactttttcttgccactgtattctGAGTTGGGTCAGGGACAGACAGGAAGGGTGGAGTTCGTATACAATCTTGTTGTTGTCGAAAGCGTTATGTCTTCACAGGCCTAACTAACTGACATAATTGGACCCACCAGGCTTTGGGGCAGGAGAGCAGAGGCTCTTAGGCAGTAAGTTACTTTCTGATGTAaggcctctcttccctctctcttctctctctctcctttatcttatctctctctgtggtgtCAGGGGCTCTGGTCCTAAGCCATCTGAGTCTTACGCCATTGATTGATTCCTCAGGGACCCCTGGCATTGGTTCAGGGCCTAGGAGTCCCACTCTTCAGCCTTGTTATTATACCAACCCTCCTTGAGCTCTACTTTGTGTGGTCACACGGGACCGGAAGTGGAAACCGGTGTCACCAGGGAGGTCATTAGTCCAGTCGTGATGTAATGCCGTCATGCCTCATACAGATCTTAGCTTATCTAATGGTGACACCATCACAAGTTGAGGGATATTTCACAACTGATGCAATCTGCTTCTCTGGGTTATGCTTCTTCTAATAAAACAATGTGTACATCTTGTGGTGGGACAGCACAGTTGACCGGCGAGAGTTTGCTCTGTGTGTGATGAAAGatactctccctctgtgtgtctatgtgattAAGAACTCTCTCTGTAGGTGCTCTGACAGCGGGACTGCTGGTTGTGTGTGATCTAAccctgactgatctctgtctctctctccctctctctccctaggtTCCCTGACGGTAGGCCTGGTGCGGCAGTGCCAGACCATCCACGGTCGTGACCGGACCTGTATCCCCCCGCGGCTGCCCCCAGAGTGGGTCACCACCCTCTTCTTCATCATCCTGGGCATCATCTCCCTCACGGTGACCTGCGGCCTGCTAGTGTTATCACACTGGTACCGTGAAGCCACTCGTTACGCCCGCTGGATTGCCTTCACTGGGAGTATGTTTCATTTTGACTTATGTAACGGTTATTCAACCAGGCTGGTCAATGGAGAACCAGTTCTTGTTTACAGTGATGGCAAAGAGACAAAAACCACAATAGGATAAATACAGAAACTAGCCAACAACCCTTTCATTCATGAGTGGGGCCAGACATAACCCCCCATTATCCCCTATGTGGGCTCTGGTTAAAGTAGTACAGACTAGGGAATAGGCCAGGGTCATTTGAGGCATAGCCATTAGTTGGCCTACAGCTTCAAAGCACCTTAAGATTCTTGTTATATCACTAATGGATGTTAGCGAATGGATTTGAGATTAATGTCACTTGGGTTTCATTTTAGGAAAAGCTTTTGTGTGGTACAGTAACTGTGTCTGTGCTGAGTGGCTCCTTGAACACGTAGGCTACAGTAAATGGGTCTGTTGCTATTTTAAGAGGGAAAGAGACCATGGGGCTGCTATTAGCAGACCTAAAATCAGTAGGAGGGATTTTAGTGGTCCAAGGGATATGACGGAATAACATTCTTTGTTATTATTATACTCCGATAGGTTATTTTAGCTGAATCTTTTTTGGGCAAAAGTGACCTTGAGGTATAATAATAAAGTATTGACAATGTAATATGACAATGTAAATTGATTTTGTTGAGCGCTCAGGTGTAAGATATATATTGTTAAATATCTATGGTCTATTTTGATATTATGGTCTATTTTGATATCAGAGGGGTGAGTAATGTCTGAATTAGTTTATTCTGGGAGTTATTGATCATAATGACTAGACACAACTGTGTGGTTTTAGGTATTCAGACTATTCACACTACATGATaacatgacatacagtatgtcactTAGATCAGGCTACAATGCCGATGAAAACGCAATATAGAATTTAGCCTGACATTGTGTACACTGTTGCTGCCTATTTTTTCAATGTTGTAAGAGATATTGCTCCCTAAATTGTGTGCATTGTGAATAGTGTTTTTAAGACGACTGTGTTTCCTaaaatgttttctctctcctccacagtgaTCCTGTTTTGTATGGCGGCTCTTATATTTCCTATAGGATTTTACATCGATGAGGTTGGGGGACAGCCTTATAAACTACCCAACAACACAGTGGTGGGGTCCTCATATGTACTCTTTGTCCTATCTATATTTTTCACTATAGTGGGACTACTGTTTGCAGGAAAGGTCTGCTTGCCTGGGTGACATATTGGACACTTAAGTGTCCCGCTTGCGTCGCCTCATTAGCTAGCTTTTGAGGTGGCGCCATCGGCTAAGACGCTTAAGGAGGGCGGCTACGTGTAAGGCAGAGGTCCTGAGTTCACGCCAGGTATGGGCCAAATCGTGAGGAAGTGGTACTGGCTAAGCAAGCAGCGTGACAGCATGACGTTTGAAAATGGATGCCTGGAAGGGAAAAATAGGAACTGTGAGAAACACACTTTCTCTGTGTTTGTGGAACTCTCTGATTTACCTTTGGATGACAGGTCTCTACAGCCCCTAGCCCTGGTCCCATAGGACAGGTAGTAGGCACTAGCCTGTCTGTGGTCATAGATATGGGAGGAATGGACACCTATCCAGTCCCTTCACAGATCAGTGAACACAGAAGTTTTGTTCCACGAATAGAGTGCCTTTTTGGGTAGTGTAACTTTttatttcacctaattttaacattttGTCATAAAAAGCACGTTTTAACGTCATAAGAAACATGTTTCTCCAACTccttttgaaaaaaataatttaaaaaggaATCATTTCACCATATTTAAACGAGAGTTCAGTtgacgtaacagggttgaccttaaaccTGAAGGACATGAATCACtaatcaaatgaaataaataatacatattCAGAAatcactttgtcaaagcaacaaatgTTATTAGGGCTTTACATTGGTTGTGAACACTTGGGGAAAGTTGGGGATGTTAAGTGGGTTCAAATCTTTAAGTCGGACAAAAATGACATGGGACATGCCAAAATTATCacaactcaggataagacccaaaTGCACAGTTCGAATCACAGATGTTTATTAACAAAACAGGACAGGCagacgacaggtcaagggcaggcagaggtcggtaatccagggcagagacagtaaggtacagaacggcaggcaggctcagggtcagggcaggtagaGGGGTCAAAACTGGAAAAACAAGAAAaacggggtagagagagaaaaacaggagtatggggaaaacacgctggtaggcttgacgagacaagacgtactggcaacagacaaacagaaaacacaggtatgaatgcacaggggataatggggaagatgggcaacacctggaggggctggatacaagcacaagacaggtgaaacagatcagggtgacaAAAATTGGGATTTTCTGAGAAAACCAATGTATTTtcatttaaaacacactacaaatatgtttttaaatgtttagtTAGAGTGTAGATGTATATAGTGCCTTCATACctcttgatttattccacattttgttgatacagtacatacagcctgaattcaaaatggatacacacaatagcccataatgatgaagtgaaaacatgtttttagatttttttgcaaattcataGAAAATGTCatacagaaatatatattttacagaagtattcacacacctgagtcaatactttctagaagcacctttggcagctgtgagtttttctgggtaagtctctaagagcttgcCATACCTGGATCGTGCAACtttttcccattattcttttgaaaattcttcaagctcagtCAAATTGGTTCTTGACACATCATACTAAAATGAGTCTCTCGGATTTACGtaaagaataatacgaaatgctctgagaccaggttggttaTAGACCAGCAAAGCACAGCTCAGAGCCAGCTACTGGCAAGCAGGGACAAGGTTGGGCTGCTGAGAAGgttacctctctctcccactggccCACTGTTGATAAAGGTCAAGCAGCAGTCATTCAAAAGCCTTTCTGCTCTGACCTTCCCTCCACGCACAGCGCACCACAACCACTGCTATTATCAGCCCTGCGGAACACTTAAATCTTGGATGATTATttttgttgtgtactgtatgtaagcTGCTGTGTCCTTGGCTGGGATTAATTCCATTTGCGTTTTGCCAGCTATGCACCTTTTAAAAGCTTATTTATTTCAGCGTCCACTGAGATCACATTCACAGTAAGCACGGCATAGGTCTGCTCAATCAGAAATGTAGGGCAGGGCCCCTTCTGATTTGAGCCCCACTTGTTTAGCAAACATGTTTGCTGTTGCCTgctttgcatgttattttggcattaatatgtgtcacatatcagtttgcaatgtaaaaaaaaaatcattgagttaataacgCCACatacatggtctcttttttgttttcttgagtaaggcagctccaaaatgctggtgtttcagtctagctcagtgccttctgtggtggtggggcagccagtgaAAAATAAAGAGAGTAGGGGTTTGTAATGTTtgctagttgcgccgtgattggctcagtgttctgtcactcatgggaacACTACGTCGCCGCAAAATCTGAATAGGGGAGCTCGAACATttaagccccttgggtgctgccatggaGTTACATTATacgtgcccatccaagaaggctcaaggtcattggccacagataaaattacgtaaAATaacgttatatctaccgtagctttgattggactgatcatgtcaacatcatactttcaaaatcttagctagcaagcgaCGAACAAGCATGAATCACATCGAacatctactggcaaatccttttcaaatgATAGATAAAAATGATCGGTGCTCATCGGatattggacataaacattacacaacaagttggaaatcgcaaattcaacattgagtggtttggaaggaatcagtggctaactgcaagtgttgcaaagcaatcactagcctgctattcagtggagagggtgtgtggtccatgtctgggtttaagggtctcttttacaagcttaaaaggataaacattcacatgcaacaccatgggccagaaaaggttgaacacattggccatgctgttaaTCCAGCATGACTTTGCCACATTGAAAACAACTGGGAAGAtgcgttttgaacggtcatccaactcggaattctaagtcaggaactcaggcctctttctagagctccaacctgaagatcactgatgtcatgattcaaccttgtttttttcctctgagttcccagttgtcttgaaaaccCCATAAATCCAAAGAATGACAGGTTTTGATGACAAATTTTGCCCACAAGAAAGACCACcaacaccacct encodes the following:
- the LOC110499219 gene encoding uncharacterized protein C16orf52 homolog B isoform X2, whose amino-acid sequence is MDKLSVISGCLFLAADIFAIASIANPDWINTGDAAGSLTVGLVRQCQTIHGRDRTCIPPRLPPEWVTTLFFIILGIISLTVTCGLLVLSHWYREATRYARWIAFTGMILFCMAALIFPIGFYIDEVGGQPYKLPNNTVVGSSYVLFVLSIFFTIVGLLFAGKVCLPG
- the LOC110499219 gene encoding uncharacterized protein C16orf52 homolog B isoform X1 — encoded protein: MDKLSVISGCLFLAADIFAIASIANPDWINTGDAAGKLGSLTVGLVRQCQTIHGRDRTCIPPRLPPEWVTTLFFIILGIISLTVTCGLLVLSHWYREATRYARWIAFTGMILFCMAALIFPIGFYIDEVGGQPYKLPNNTVVGSSYVLFVLSIFFTIVGLLFAGKVCLPG